One stretch of Haladaptatus sp. R4 DNA includes these proteins:
- a CDS encoding TATA-box-binding protein, with protein sequence MTDPKETINIENVVASTGIGQELDLQSVAMDLEGADYDPEQFPGLVYRTQNPKSAALIFRSGKIVCTGAKSTADVHESLEIVFDKLRELNIQVNDDPEIVVQNIVTSADLGRNLNLNAIAIGLGLENIEYEPEQFPGLVYRLDEPEVVALLFGSGKLVITGGKKPEDAEQAVDKIVSRLEELGLLE encoded by the coding sequence ATGACCGACCCAAAGGAAACCATCAACATTGAAAACGTGGTCGCCTCGACGGGCATCGGGCAGGAACTCGACCTTCAAAGTGTCGCCATGGACTTGGAGGGCGCGGATTACGATCCAGAGCAGTTCCCCGGTCTCGTTTACCGTACGCAGAACCCGAAGTCTGCCGCACTCATCTTCCGCTCCGGTAAAATCGTCTGCACCGGTGCAAAGAGCACTGCCGACGTCCACGAGAGTCTCGAAATCGTCTTCGACAAGCTCCGAGAGCTGAACATTCAGGTGAACGACGACCCCGAAATCGTCGTCCAGAACATCGTTACGAGCGCGGACCTCGGACGCAACCTCAACCTCAACGCCATCGCCATCGGTCTCGGTCTGGAGAACATCGAGTACGAACCCGAGCAGTTCCCCGGCCTCGTTTACCGTCTCGACGAACCCGAAGTCGTTGCCCTGCTGTTCGGCTCCGGCAAACTCGTCATCACCGGCGGCAAGAAGCCCGAAGATGCGGAACAGGCAGTCGATAAAATCGTCTCGCGGCTCGAAGAACTCGGTCTGCTGGAATAA
- a CDS encoding ubiquitin-like small modifier protein 2 → MNVTVEVVGEESHEFDVEDEVYADLVSAVGLSPHEVSVMVDGRPVPEDQPVEAEHVKILRLIKGG, encoded by the coding sequence ATGAACGTGACGGTCGAAGTGGTCGGCGAGGAAAGCCACGAGTTCGACGTGGAAGACGAGGTGTACGCCGATTTGGTGTCGGCCGTGGGGTTGAGTCCGCACGAGGTGTCGGTGATGGTGGACGGACGGCCGGTGCCGGAGGACCAACCCGTTGAGGCGGAACACGTGAAGATACTGCGACTGATAAAAGGCGGATGA
- a CDS encoding GNAT family N-acetyltransferase: protein MTVRLATAADRLSVMRIVNGAMLEVDAKAVERRIDSGDVLVAVEEDRVLGAAVLEPGEDGTHIDAIAVRRARRGQGIGGELVAFAAERCGTLTADCDPNVRPFYESLGFDIEERMTDGKESEEKRLWGTLESED, encoded by the coding sequence ATGACGGTTCGACTCGCGACCGCGGCGGACCGCCTGTCAGTGATGCGAATCGTGAACGGTGCGATGCTGGAAGTCGATGCGAAAGCGGTCGAGCGGAGAATCGATTCGGGGGACGTGTTGGTAGCCGTCGAGGAAGACAGGGTGCTCGGAGCGGCGGTGCTGGAACCGGGAGAGGACGGCACGCACATCGATGCAATCGCGGTGCGACGGGCGCGGCGGGGACAGGGCATCGGCGGCGAACTGGTGGCGTTCGCGGCCGAGCGATGCGGAACGCTGACCGCGGACTGTGATCCGAACGTGCGACCGTTTTACGAGTCGTTGGGGTTCGACATCGAGGAACGGATGACGGATGGGAAGGAAAGCGAGGAAAAGCGGTTGTGGGGAACGCTCGAAAGCGAAGACTGA
- a CDS encoding phosphoglucomutase/phosphomannomutase family protein encodes MDTPISFGTDGWRATLDEFTSPRVQIVGQAVADYLREVEDRAGETVAISYDARETSRGFAEDLCRVLAANGFDVLVAERDTPTPILAWTLVDRNLAGGLMITASHNPPEYNGVKFIPSDGAPALPEVTDEIMARLAEPDPLPESEYGSVSEEDLVDPYEKHAFDLVDADFDGLSVVYDAMHGSGRGITDRLLEDAGASVERLNCDQDPEFGGTPPEPSEENLQDLIEAVEDGDADLGIANDGDADRIAIVTPERGYLDENLVFAALYEYLLEDESGPAVRSVSTTFLIDRIAEEHGEEVHETPVGFKWLAESMGEHDALIGGEESGGFTIRGHVREKDGVLMALLAAAVAHERPFDDRVDDLLAEFGEIHQGKVSLDCPDDEKERVLDDLETELPDEVAGKDVADMVTKDGFKILLDDGSWLLVRPSGTEPKMRIYAEGESEDAVADLLDAGKELVAPLI; translated from the coding sequence ATGGACACGCCGATTTCGTTCGGAACCGACGGTTGGCGCGCGACGCTCGACGAGTTCACCTCCCCGCGCGTGCAGATCGTCGGCCAAGCAGTCGCCGACTACCTGCGCGAGGTCGAAGACCGAGCGGGAGAAACGGTCGCGATCAGCTACGACGCCCGCGAAACCTCACGCGGGTTCGCGGAAGACCTCTGCCGAGTTCTCGCCGCGAACGGGTTCGACGTACTCGTCGCCGAACGCGACACCCCGACGCCGATCCTCGCGTGGACCTTGGTGGACCGCAACCTCGCGGGCGGCCTGATGATAACCGCGAGCCACAACCCGCCGGAGTACAACGGCGTGAAGTTCATCCCGTCGGACGGCGCACCCGCCCTCCCCGAAGTCACCGACGAGATCATGGCTCGACTCGCCGAACCCGACCCCCTCCCCGAATCGGAGTACGGGTCCGTCAGCGAGGAGGACCTCGTCGACCCCTACGAAAAACACGCCTTCGACCTCGTGGACGCCGACTTCGACGGCCTCTCGGTCGTCTACGACGCCATGCACGGCAGCGGTCGAGGCATCACCGACCGACTCCTCGAAGACGCCGGTGCGAGTGTCGAACGACTCAACTGCGATCAGGACCCGGAATTCGGCGGCACACCGCCCGAACCGAGCGAGGAAAACCTCCAAGACCTCATCGAAGCGGTCGAGGACGGCGACGCGGACCTCGGTATCGCCAACGACGGCGACGCCGACAGAATTGCCATCGTGACGCCCGAACGCGGCTATCTGGACGAAAACCTCGTCTTCGCCGCGCTGTACGAGTATCTGCTCGAAGACGAGTCGGGTCCCGCGGTGCGCTCCGTCTCGACCACCTTCCTCATCGACCGTATCGCCGAGGAACACGGCGAGGAAGTCCACGAGACGCCGGTCGGATTCAAGTGGCTCGCGGAGTCGATGGGCGAACACGACGCGCTCATCGGCGGCGAGGAGAGCGGCGGATTCACCATCCGCGGCCACGTCCGCGAGAAGGACGGCGTCCTCATGGCGCTCCTGGCCGCGGCCGTCGCCCACGAACGACCGTTCGACGACCGCGTGGACGACCTCCTCGCCGAATTCGGCGAGATTCACCAGGGCAAGGTCAGTCTCGATTGTCCCGACGACGAAAAGGAGCGCGTCCTCGACGACCTCGAAACCGAACTCCCCGACGAAGTCGCGGGTAAGGACGTGGCCGACATGGTGACGAAGGACGGCTTCAAAATCCTGCTCGACGACGGTTCGTGGTTGCTCGTCCGGCCGAGCGGCACCGAACCGAAGATGCGAATCTACGCCGAGGGGGAAAGCGAGGACGCGGTGGCCGACCTGCTCGACGCGGGGAAGGAACTGGTCGCACCGTTGATCTGA
- a CDS encoding NADPH-dependent FMN reductase encodes MQRTPNVIAVCGSMRDGSHTRTALKHVLDAAEAEGAETELIDPREYDLPIFDPDEEEPEDAVEIKRKIREADSVIIGSPVYHGSYTSAFRNVHDYCSFDEFEDTTVGLLAVAGGGSYGSTLDHMRITVRGVHGWVLPHQVGIRNAYEQFDDDEFVDGDLEARVRKLGEQAVKYAFLDPNVTSSEADEEVADEAAADD; translated from the coding sequence ATGCAACGGACACCGAATGTCATCGCGGTATGCGGCAGCATGCGCGATGGCAGTCACACACGAACCGCTTTGAAGCACGTCCTCGATGCCGCGGAGGCGGAAGGCGCGGAGACGGAACTCATCGACCCGCGCGAGTACGACCTCCCCATCTTCGATCCGGACGAGGAAGAACCGGAAGACGCCGTCGAGATCAAGCGGAAGATTCGGGAAGCCGACTCGGTCATCATCGGCAGTCCGGTTTACCACGGCTCGTACACCTCCGCGTTCCGGAACGTCCACGACTACTGTAGCTTCGACGAGTTCGAGGACACCACGGTCGGCCTGCTCGCGGTCGCCGGTGGCGGTTCCTACGGAAGCACGCTCGATCACATGCGGATCACGGTCCGCGGCGTCCACGGCTGGGTACTCCCCCATCAGGTCGGTATTCGGAACGCATACGAGCAGTTCGACGACGACGAGTTCGTCGACGGCGATTTGGAAGCGCGCGTCCGAAAGCTGGGCGAGCAGGCCGTCAAATACGCCTTTCTCGACCCCAACGTGACCTCCTCGGAGGCCGACGAAGAGGTGGCGGACGAAGCCGCCGCTGACGACTGA
- a CDS encoding GIY-YIG nuclease family protein — translation MTDHWVYVVECSDGTFYTGYTTDVTRRVAEHDAGNGAKYTRGRTPVTLRYTERFDSKSAAMSREYRIKQLSRRQKERLIE, via the coding sequence GTGACCGACCATTGGGTGTACGTCGTCGAATGCAGTGACGGCACTTTTTACACGGGGTACACGACCGACGTCACTCGTCGAGTCGCCGAACACGACGCCGGAAACGGGGCGAAATACACCCGCGGAAGAACTCCCGTCACGCTCCGCTACACCGAGCGATTCGACTCGAAATCGGCCGCGATGTCCCGCGAATATCGGATCAAACAGCTCAGCCGTCGGCAGAAAGAGCGGTTGATAGAGTAG
- a CDS encoding DUF1684 domain-containing protein, with amino-acid sequence MADFDTTEEEWREELLAMREEKDDFFDTHPQSPIPPEKRDDFDGLSYFDPDADYRVTAAVEAHDEPEPVELETTAGPSQRYLRTMTLHFEVDDEDASLAVYQQEGQDSLFVPFRDKTTGQQSYENGRYLELHPDRRLSDGDEIVLDFNVAYSPFCAYSETFSCPLPPEENWLDVLIPAGEQTWDGH; translated from the coding sequence ATGGCTGACTTCGACACCACGGAGGAGGAGTGGCGCGAGGAACTGCTCGCTATGCGCGAGGAGAAAGACGACTTTTTCGACACGCATCCGCAATCGCCGATTCCGCCCGAAAAGCGCGACGATTTCGACGGCCTGTCGTACTTCGACCCGGACGCGGACTACCGCGTGACAGCGGCGGTCGAGGCCCACGACGAACCGGAACCCGTCGAACTGGAGACGACCGCGGGGCCGTCACAGCGCTACCTTCGAACCATGACGCTCCACTTCGAGGTGGACGACGAGGATGCGTCGCTCGCGGTGTACCAACAGGAGGGGCAGGATTCGCTGTTCGTGCCCTTCCGGGACAAGACGACGGGCCAGCAGAGTTACGAAAACGGACGCTATCTCGAACTCCATCCTGACCGCCGACTGTCGGACGGCGACGAGATAGTTCTCGACTTCAACGTGGCGTACTCCCCGTTCTGCGCCTACAGCGAGACGTTTTCCTGTCCGCTCCCGCCCGAGGAAAACTGGCTCGACGTGCTGATTCCTGCGGGCGAGCAGACGTGGGACGGCCACTGA